From the genome of Haloterrigena sp. KLK7, one region includes:
- a CDS encoding phosphoglycerate kinase has product MIDTLDDLDVEGTTVGVRVDINSPIGDDGTLADDARLRAHVDTLSELLERGGRVAVLAHQGRPGGDDFVSLESHAERLSELLERPVGHVDATFSDAACEAVRSLENGDCVVLENTRFYSEEYMEFDPERAAETHLVEGLAPALDVYVNDAFAAAHRSQPSLVGFPTVLPGYAGRVMESELDVLGTIEETPEPRIYVLGGAKVPDSIDVAWSVLEKGLADHVLTAGVVGNVFLIADGVDVGDASSDFIYDQGYWDEIDRAADLLDAYGDSIALPRDVAVERDGERHELGVNALPPGDEEAAKDIGSSTLAYYERLLEDAGTVILNGPAGVFEDEAFATGTRQLYGAATDVEMSIVGGGDTASALRSLGVDGFTHVSTGGGAALRMLTAEPLPAVTALEDGPKRQQPADD; this is encoded by the coding sequence ATGATCGATACCCTCGACGACCTCGACGTCGAAGGGACCACCGTCGGCGTCCGCGTGGACATCAACAGCCCGATCGGCGACGACGGTACCCTCGCCGACGACGCCCGACTGCGTGCCCACGTGGACACCCTCTCGGAACTGCTCGAGCGAGGCGGCCGGGTCGCCGTCCTCGCCCACCAGGGCCGACCCGGCGGTGACGACTTCGTCTCCCTCGAGTCCCACGCCGAGCGGCTCTCTGAACTGCTCGAGCGGCCCGTCGGCCACGTGGACGCGACGTTCAGCGACGCCGCCTGCGAAGCCGTCCGGAGCCTCGAGAACGGCGACTGCGTCGTCCTCGAGAACACGCGCTTCTACAGCGAGGAGTACATGGAGTTCGACCCCGAGCGCGCCGCCGAGACCCACCTCGTGGAGGGACTGGCGCCGGCGCTGGACGTCTACGTCAACGACGCCTTCGCCGCGGCCCACCGCTCCCAGCCCTCGCTGGTCGGCTTCCCGACCGTCCTGCCCGGCTACGCCGGCCGCGTGATGGAGTCGGAACTCGACGTCCTCGGGACGATCGAGGAGACCCCCGAACCGCGCATCTACGTCCTCGGCGGAGCGAAGGTCCCGGACTCGATCGACGTCGCCTGGTCCGTCCTCGAGAAGGGGCTGGCCGATCACGTCCTCACCGCGGGCGTCGTCGGCAACGTCTTCCTCATCGCCGACGGCGTCGACGTGGGCGACGCCAGCTCCGACTTCATCTACGATCAGGGTTACTGGGATGAGATCGACCGCGCCGCCGACCTGCTCGACGCCTACGGCGACAGCATCGCGCTCCCACGGGACGTCGCCGTCGAGCGCGACGGCGAGCGCCACGAACTCGGCGTCAACGCCCTCCCGCCGGGCGACGAGGAGGCCGCCAAGGACATCGGCAGCTCGACGCTGGCCTACTACGAACGCCTGCTCGAGGACGCGGGCACGGTCATCCTCAACGGCCCCGCCGGCGTCTTCGAGGACGAGGCCTTCGCGACGGGCACCCGGCAGCTCTACGGCGCCGCGACCGACGTCGAGATGAGCATCGTCGGCGGCGGCGACACCGCCTCCGCGCTGCGAAGCCTCGGCGTCGACGGCTTCACCCACGTGAGCACCGGCGGCGGCGCCGCCCTGCGGATGCTCACCGCGGAACCGCTGCCCGCCGTGACCGCACTCGAGGATGGTCCCAAACGACAACAGCCGGCCGACGATTGA
- a CDS encoding CBS domain-containing protein translates to MESELSVREVLTNDYVGVSESDTVRGAVELMREERSSCVLVVRGTEPVGIMTEWDVLGVVTDDRDASETTVGDVMSSPVITFGPDRSLTDAANAMARENIRNVVVEDDDGVVGLVTQRDVIAAAGSFQATMTSPRTADAGAGLEASQPSDERAAQSQPSGESLDSRALANGGDEYTTQGVCEACGSLADALWDANGQLVCADCRTV, encoded by the coding sequence ATGGAATCGGAACTGTCGGTCAGAGAGGTCCTGACGAACGACTACGTCGGCGTCAGCGAGTCGGACACGGTTCGCGGCGCCGTCGAACTCATGCGCGAGGAGCGCTCGAGTTGCGTCCTCGTCGTCCGCGGAACGGAACCGGTCGGAATCATGACCGAGTGGGACGTCCTCGGCGTCGTCACCGACGACCGCGACGCGTCCGAGACGACCGTCGGCGACGTCATGAGTTCGCCGGTCATCACGTTCGGACCGGACCGGTCGCTCACCGACGCCGCCAACGCGATGGCCCGCGAGAACATCCGCAACGTCGTGGTCGAAGACGACGACGGCGTGGTAGGGCTGGTCACTCAGCGCGACGTCATCGCCGCCGCGGGCTCGTTCCAGGCCACGATGACGTCGCCGCGGACGGCCGACGCCGGCGCCGGACTCGAGGCGTCCCAGCCGTCGGACGAGCGCGCCGCCCAGTCCCAGCCGTCCGGCGAGAGCCTCGACTCGCGGGCGCTGGCCAACGGCGGCGACGAGTACACGACCCAGGGCGTCTGCGAGGCCTGCGGCTCGCTCGCGGACGCGCTGTGGGACGCCAACGGCCAACTCGTCTGTGCGGACTGTCGCACGGTGTGA
- a CDS encoding GTP cyclohydrolase III: MTNTQVTLVQIDNYGPWTVTPEPRREADLQTMQSRLYADISQFVGNRGGYTFFTRFDNMIAVTNGLDLEDHALLQESVGNRYPVTLSLGVATDASPVQALADATAHVQEAGSAQDEDRRECLEGRAVGTADRTEEDVQIAHFDVINATGTYTDELNAFDTFIEIEQGYAELMRHMRYAHDGLSFFVGGDNIIVACPDLDRADYEEAIGHVEEAVDVELQVGVGRGECAHDAGFAAKHALEECRANGTRVELEW; the protein is encoded by the coding sequence GTGACTAATACGCAGGTTACGCTCGTTCAGATCGACAACTACGGGCCGTGGACGGTCACGCCGGAGCCCCGTCGGGAGGCCGACCTCCAGACGATGCAGTCCCGGCTCTACGCCGACATCTCCCAGTTCGTCGGTAACCGCGGCGGCTACACCTTCTTCACGCGCTTCGACAACATGATCGCCGTCACGAACGGCCTCGATCTCGAGGATCACGCGCTCCTCCAGGAGTCCGTCGGCAACCGCTATCCCGTGACGCTCAGCCTCGGCGTCGCGACCGATGCCAGCCCCGTGCAGGCACTGGCGGACGCGACCGCGCACGTCCAGGAGGCCGGCAGCGCCCAGGACGAGGACCGGCGCGAGTGCCTCGAGGGCCGGGCCGTCGGCACCGCCGACCGAACCGAAGAGGACGTCCAGATCGCCCACTTCGACGTCATCAACGCGACCGGCACCTACACCGACGAACTCAACGCCTTCGACACGTTCATCGAGATCGAACAGGGGTACGCCGAGCTGATGCGGCACATGCGCTACGCCCACGACGGACTCTCCTTTTTCGTCGGCGGGGACAACATCATCGTCGCCTGCCCCGACCTCGACCGAGCCGACTACGAGGAGGCGATCGGCCACGTCGAGGAGGCCGTCGACGTCGAACTGCAGGTCGGCGTCGGCCGCGGCGAGTGCGCCCACGACGCCGGCTTCGCCGCGAAACACGCCCTCGAGGAGTGTCGGGCCAACGGAACCCGCGTCGAACTCGAGTGGTGA
- a CDS encoding DUF5785 family protein produces MSNDWPVDPDGEEGSEGMRKYDMRIIADKVDEEEDFPMERDEFVAEYGDYPIRINYKRVVPMREIFEYVEPDHFETILDMHKAVGNAMRAGDFWEYHPQGKDPERKHA; encoded by the coding sequence ATGAGCAACGATTGGCCCGTCGATCCAGACGGCGAGGAGGGCAGCGAGGGGATGCGCAAGTACGACATGCGGATCATCGCGGACAAGGTCGACGAGGAGGAGGACTTCCCGATGGAGCGCGACGAGTTCGTCGCGGAGTACGGCGATTACCCGATCCGGATCAACTACAAGCGCGTCGTCCCGATGCGCGAGATCTTCGAGTACGTCGAACCCGATCACTTCGAGACGATCCTCGACATGCACAAGGCCGTCGGCAACGCCATGCGCGCCGGCGACTTCTGGGAGTACCACCCGCAGGGCAAGGACCCCGAGCGGAAACACGCCTGA
- the mct gene encoding succinyl-CoA:mesaconate CoA-transferase yields MGALSNLRVLDLTQVLAGPYCTMLLADMGADVVKIERPGGDMIRSNPPFVDDPEAEAYGGYFQSVNRGKKSLELDLGDEGDRADFLSLVEEADIVVENYRSGTMEKYDLGYETLREYNDDLIYSSIRGFGDPRTGETERQGQPSFDLIAQALGGVMETTGQPDGPPTKTGPGVGDLFTATLNCIGILAAVNHREQTGEGQYVDTAMYDSMLSFTERAIYQQSYTGEAPTRRGNSHPTLFPYNAFETDDGYAVIAAFNDNHWAELCDVMGREELAEAYPTTVERLEHRETLREEIADWTRAQSNDELVSKLEGRVPAAKVQTTEEIFDDPHVHARDMLVPVEQPGSGTEVEIAGNPIKMSETEPKPRGRAPLLDEHREEILGERAEKTADD; encoded by the coding sequence ATGGGAGCGCTTTCGAATCTGCGCGTGCTCGATCTGACCCAGGTGCTGGCCGGGCCGTACTGTACGATGTTGCTCGCGGACATGGGCGCGGACGTCGTCAAAATCGAGCGGCCGGGCGGCGACATGATCCGCTCGAATCCGCCGTTCGTCGACGACCCCGAGGCGGAGGCCTACGGCGGCTACTTCCAGAGCGTCAACCGCGGCAAGAAGAGCCTCGAGCTGGACCTCGGCGACGAGGGCGACCGCGCGGACTTCCTCTCGCTGGTCGAAGAGGCCGACATCGTCGTCGAGAACTACCGCTCGGGGACGATGGAGAAGTACGATCTGGGCTACGAGACGCTCAGAGAGTACAACGACGACCTCATCTACTCCTCGATCCGCGGCTTCGGCGACCCGCGGACCGGTGAGACGGAGCGGCAGGGCCAGCCCTCCTTCGATCTCATCGCGCAGGCGCTGGGCGGCGTCATGGAGACCACCGGCCAGCCCGACGGCCCGCCGACGAAGACCGGCCCCGGCGTCGGCGACCTCTTCACCGCGACGCTGAACTGCATCGGCATCCTCGCCGCCGTGAACCACCGCGAACAGACCGGCGAGGGCCAGTACGTCGACACCGCCATGTACGACTCGATGCTCAGCTTCACCGAGCGCGCGATCTACCAGCAGTCGTACACGGGCGAGGCGCCGACTCGACGGGGCAACTCCCACCCCACGCTCTTCCCCTACAACGCCTTCGAGACCGACGACGGCTACGCCGTCATCGCCGCGTTCAACGACAACCACTGGGCCGAGCTCTGCGACGTGATGGGCCGCGAGGAGTTGGCCGAGGCGTACCCGACGACCGTGGAACGACTCGAGCACCGCGAGACGCTCCGCGAGGAGATCGCCGACTGGACCAGAGCGCAGTCCAACGACGAACTCGTGAGCAAACTCGAGGGCCGCGTCCCGGCCGCCAAGGTCCAGACCACCGAGGAGATCTTCGACGACCCGCACGTCCACGCGCGTGACATGCTCGTGCCCGTCGAACAGCCCGGCTCGGGCACCGAGGTCGAGATCGCGGGCAACCCGATCAAGATGAGCGAGACCGAGCCCAAGCCTCGCGGTCGCGCGCCGCTGTTGGACGAACACCGCGAGGAGATTCTGGGTGAGCGGGCGGAGAAGACGGCCGACGACTGA
- the glmS gene encoding methylaspartate mutase subunit S translates to MVLHTMSQTVVLGVIGSDAHVVGITILEQAFSAAGFDVINLGVQTSQEEFAEAAVAHDAEAVLVSSLYGHAEQDCQGFHEVLEDAGVDAVTYIGGNLAVGQDEFERTRRTFRALGFDRVFDSETDPEDAIEALREDLQIRPTESERATISS, encoded by the coding sequence ATGGTTCTGCATACGATGTCCCAAACGGTCGTCCTCGGCGTGATCGGCTCCGACGCTCACGTCGTTGGAATCACCATCCTCGAACAGGCCTTCAGCGCAGCGGGCTTCGACGTGATCAACCTCGGCGTCCAGACCTCCCAGGAGGAGTTCGCCGAGGCCGCCGTAGCACACGACGCTGAGGCCGTACTGGTCTCCTCGCTCTACGGCCACGCCGAGCAGGACTGCCAGGGGTTCCACGAGGTCCTCGAGGACGCCGGGGTCGACGCCGTCACCTACATCGGCGGCAACCTCGCCGTCGGCCAGGACGAGTTCGAGCGGACCCGGCGGACGTTCCGGGCGCTCGGCTTCGACCGCGTCTTCGACTCCGAGACCGATCCCGAAGACGCGATCGAGGCGTTGCGAGAGGACCTGCAGATCAGACCGACCGAGTCTGAACGCGCGACGATCAGTTCCTAG
- a CDS encoding methylaspartate mutase subunit E yields the protein MIRDERIPADELRRIDEEIRSNWPTGEDVDFEDAIAYHESLPDSKRFADVLESADKPLLQPRAGVPRLDDQIELLEYLHREGQADLLPTTIDSYTRDNEYEKAQQGLEKARETGDDTLNGFPAVNHGVDGCRELIDSIDAPIEVRHGTPDARLLAAITFAGGFQSFEGGPISYNIPYTKRHGLEETIEKWQFVDRLAGAYTERGVRINREPFGPLTGTLVPPSIAIAIMIVEGQLAATQGVRSITLGYGQVGNVVQDVAALNALKKLGTEYLPDEVVVTTVFHEWMGGFPPDEARANGVIGLGGMTAAIAQPDKVITKSPQEFQGVPTKEANSAGLRTTRQVIDMAIEQQIDIDGIEEEQDLIERETRCLMDTIFEHGDGDVVQGTIKAFDSGALDVPFAPSDSAQGAVLPARDDDGRVRIFEWADLEMDDDIKEIHKARLSRRADTEGRKQSFRMVADDVDAISDGKLIGRPQSTGDV from the coding sequence ATGATACGAGACGAACGCATTCCGGCCGACGAGCTACGGCGTATCGACGAGGAAATCCGATCGAACTGGCCGACGGGCGAAGACGTCGACTTCGAGGACGCCATCGCCTACCACGAGTCGCTGCCCGACAGCAAGCGATTCGCGGACGTCCTCGAGTCGGCCGACAAACCGCTCCTCCAACCTCGAGCCGGCGTGCCCCGGCTCGACGACCAGATCGAACTCCTCGAGTACCTCCACCGGGAGGGGCAGGCGGACCTCCTGCCGACCACGATCGACTCGTACACGCGCGACAACGAGTACGAGAAGGCCCAGCAGGGCTTGGAGAAGGCCCGCGAGACGGGCGACGACACGCTGAACGGGTTCCCGGCGGTCAATCACGGCGTCGACGGCTGCCGCGAGTTGATCGATTCGATCGACGCCCCGATCGAGGTCCGCCACGGGACGCCCGACGCCCGTCTGCTGGCCGCGATTACCTTCGCCGGCGGCTTCCAGAGCTTCGAGGGCGGGCCGATCTCCTACAACATCCCCTACACGAAACGCCACGGGCTCGAGGAGACCATCGAGAAGTGGCAGTTCGTCGACCGACTCGCGGGCGCCTACACCGAGCGCGGTGTGCGGATCAACCGCGAGCCGTTCGGCCCGCTGACGGGCACCCTCGTCCCGCCGTCGATCGCCATCGCGATCATGATCGTCGAGGGCCAGCTGGCCGCCACCCAGGGCGTGCGTTCGATCACGCTCGGCTACGGACAGGTCGGCAACGTCGTCCAGGACGTCGCCGCCCTGAACGCCCTCAAGAAACTGGGCACCGAGTACCTCCCCGACGAGGTCGTCGTCACGACGGTCTTCCACGAGTGGATGGGCGGCTTCCCGCCGGACGAGGCCCGCGCCAACGGCGTGATCGGTCTCGGCGGGATGACCGCCGCCATCGCTCAGCCGGACAAGGTCATCACCAAGTCCCCACAGGAGTTCCAGGGCGTGCCGACCAAGGAGGCCAACTCGGCCGGTCTTCGCACCACGCGGCAGGTCATCGACATGGCGATCGAGCAGCAGATCGACATCGACGGCATCGAGGAGGAACAGGACTTGATCGAGCGCGAGACGCGGTGTCTGATGGACACCATCTTCGAGCACGGGGACGGCGACGTCGTCCAGGGCACGATCAAGGCCTTCGACTCGGGGGCGCTGGACGTCCCCTTCGCGCCCAGCGACAGCGCGCAGGGCGCCGTCCTCCCGGCGCGGGACGACGACGGTCGCGTCCGCATCTTCGAGTGGGCCGACCTCGAGATGGACGACGATATCAAGGAGATCCACAAGGCGCGGCTCTCGCGCCGGGCCGATACCGAGGGCCGCAAGCAGTCGTTTCGCATGGTCGCGGACGACGTCGACGCGATCAGCGACGGCAAGCTCATCGGCCGACCGCAGTCAACGGGTGACGTCTAA
- a CDS encoding methylaspartate ammonia-lyase — MEITGIHATPGYSGFFFDDQRAIKRGAQQDGFTYEGEPVTDGFDEIRQAGETIIVDVELADGTVVRGDCAAVQYSGAGGRDPLFQADEYAPVVSGPVADELEGRDATEFLENAETLEEMHVAGDRLHTAIRYGVSQALLSAAAEAQHTTRTDVMADALGTEPATEPVPVFGQSGDDRYTNTEKMFVKGVPVLPHALINSVEKIGEHGETLLEYVEWLTERSQELGPDGYEPRFHIDVYGMIGEIFGAPYDRDEVVDYFADLEDAAAPYPIQIEGPMDVGDREDQIEAMVELREGLADAGVGVDIVADEWCNTFEDVRAFVDAEAADLVQVKTPDLGGVHRSGQAVRYCEGTETRAYLGGTCNETETSARACAHVALATNAAQVLAKPGMGFDEGYMIVENEMRRTIARRNRRQRRRTESETDEVTADD, encoded by the coding sequence ATGGAAATCACAGGCATTCACGCGACGCCCGGTTATTCCGGGTTCTTCTTCGACGACCAGCGCGCGATCAAACGGGGCGCACAGCAGGACGGGTTCACCTACGAGGGCGAGCCCGTCACCGACGGCTTCGACGAGATCCGCCAGGCCGGCGAGACGATCATCGTCGACGTCGAACTCGCCGACGGCACCGTGGTGCGGGGCGACTGCGCCGCGGTCCAGTATTCCGGCGCCGGCGGGCGCGATCCGCTCTTTCAGGCCGACGAGTACGCCCCCGTCGTCTCCGGCCCCGTCGCCGACGAACTCGAGGGGCGGGACGCCACCGAGTTCCTCGAGAACGCGGAGACGCTCGAGGAGATGCACGTGGCAGGCGATCGGCTCCACACGGCGATCCGATACGGCGTCTCGCAGGCCCTGCTGTCCGCGGCCGCCGAAGCACAACACACCACGCGCACGGACGTCATGGCCGACGCCTTGGGCACCGAGCCCGCGACGGAGCCGGTGCCCGTCTTCGGTCAGTCCGGCGACGACCGCTACACCAACACGGAGAAGATGTTCGTCAAGGGCGTCCCCGTGCTCCCCCACGCGCTCATCAACAGCGTCGAGAAGATCGGCGAGCACGGCGAGACGCTCCTCGAGTACGTCGAGTGGCTCACCGAGCGCTCGCAGGAACTCGGCCCCGACGGCTACGAGCCCCGGTTCCATATCGACGTCTACGGCATGATCGGAGAGATCTTCGGCGCGCCCTACGACCGCGACGAGGTCGTCGACTACTTCGCCGACCTCGAGGACGCCGCGGCACCGTACCCGATCCAGATCGAGGGGCCGATGGACGTCGGCGACCGGGAAGACCAGATCGAGGCGATGGTCGAGCTCCGCGAGGGGCTCGCCGACGCCGGCGTCGGGGTCGATATCGTCGCCGACGAGTGGTGTAACACCTTCGAGGACGTGCGGGCGTTCGTCGACGCCGAGGCCGCGGACCTCGTGCAGGTCAAGACCCCTGACCTCGGCGGCGTCCACCGCAGCGGGCAGGCGGTCCGCTACTGCGAGGGGACCGAGACCCGCGCCTACCTCGGGGGCACCTGCAACGAGACGGAGACCTCTGCCCGCGCCTGCGCCCACGTCGCGCTCGCGACGAACGCCGCGCAGGTGCTGGCCAAGCCCGGGATGGGCTTCGACGAGGGGTACATGATCGTCGAGAACGAGATGCGACGGACGATCGCGCGACGGAACCGCCGACAGCGGCGACGAACCGAGAGCGAGACCGACGAGGTGACTGCGGATGACTGA
- the mch gene encoding 2-methylfumaryl-CoA hydratase: protein MTEWTDPDAFAQALERADTKEKGNCFEDFAEGDVIEHDPGLTLTEWGNQQWMSQTLNHDPAYWRTDAAADRGFDEPPIHPDYLTAATLGITVEDLSEKGGYFLGRTDVRFPGTPVYAGAELHVESEVVDTATSSSRPEYGIVSWRTRGTDAETGEVLCSYERTNMIPRREPVATDGSGAATTEADGDDEPDLPEAFVTPAGGYFEDFVAALEEADAENAAVAYRHERGRTQDDVTVASLPLATLNTAKQHHNVDVMSDSPSGDIVTYGDVTRSTALGHARSDEETWREVGFDDESFHTFVAAGDTVYAFTRVLEAETDASSDEAGTVRFEHIAFNQDDEPVYSGTRTAEIRKRPS from the coding sequence ATGACTGAGTGGACCGATCCCGACGCGTTCGCGCAGGCACTCGAGCGAGCCGACACGAAGGAGAAGGGGAACTGCTTCGAGGACTTCGCGGAGGGGGACGTCATCGAACACGACCCCGGCCTCACTTTGACCGAGTGGGGGAACCAGCAGTGGATGAGCCAGACGCTCAACCACGACCCGGCCTACTGGCGGACCGACGCCGCCGCGGACCGCGGCTTCGACGAGCCGCCGATCCACCCGGACTACCTCACCGCCGCGACGCTGGGCATCACCGTCGAGGACCTCAGCGAGAAGGGCGGCTACTTCCTCGGGCGGACCGACGTCCGGTTCCCCGGGACGCCCGTCTACGCGGGCGCCGAACTCCACGTCGAGAGCGAGGTCGTCGATACCGCGACCTCGAGTTCCCGACCGGAGTACGGCATCGTCTCCTGGCGCACCCGCGGGACGGACGCCGAGACCGGCGAGGTGCTCTGCTCCTACGAGCGGACGAACATGATTCCGCGCCGGGAACCCGTCGCGACCGACGGGAGCGGGGCTGCAACAACGGAAGCGGACGGCGACGACGAGCCCGATCTCCCCGAGGCGTTCGTCACTCCCGCGGGCGGCTACTTCGAGGACTTCGTCGCGGCCCTCGAGGAGGCCGACGCCGAGAACGCGGCGGTCGCCTACCGCCACGAGCGGGGCCGTACGCAGGACGACGTCACCGTCGCCTCGCTGCCGCTGGCGACCCTCAACACGGCCAAACAGCACCACAACGTCGACGTGATGAGCGACTCGCCGTCGGGCGACATCGTCACCTACGGCGACGTCACCCGCTCGACCGCGCTGGGCCACGCCCGCTCGGACGAAGAGACCTGGCGCGAGGTCGGCTTCGACGACGAGTCGTTCCACACGTTCGTCGCGGCGGGCGACACCGTCTACGCCTTTACGCGCGTGCTCGAGGCCGAAACTGACGCCTCGAGCGACGAGGCGGGGACCGTCCGATTCGAGCACATCGCCTTCAATCAGGACGACGAGCCCGTCTACTCCGGGACGCGAACCGCGGAGATTCGGAAACGCCCCAGCTAA
- the citE gene encoding L-malyl-CoA/beta-methylmalyl-CoA lyase gives MTDDIRLCRTFQTAPAAVPKDDSAKYLVSALTAEGFQAPDWLVPDMEDGTAPNMKAEGLENTIETVPEHDFPGEIWPRVEWSYEDEEYREKGRDQIDRLVGEIGDEIDGVVVPKVGRLEDVRRAAEVVAEAEAEHGHDDGSIGLSIIVETGRARSDLREIAEFGEDSRLTGLVFGPVDYTAELGGRDLGDGRPRWDGLLEALSNEASAAGLVSIGGPFDDLFKERAGLTYYNADEYADQVEHEARLGLDGSWSLYPKQTIQANTIHMPTPEELERDVSKIERFNEAKREGTGAVTLDGQMVDEATFKNFRNTVQQVRAIDEIRPGQTEEYYDDDLLERARDLELSYQ, from the coding sequence ATGACCGACGACATCCGACTCTGCCGAACCTTCCAGACCGCACCGGCCGCCGTTCCGAAAGACGACTCGGCGAAGTACCTCGTCTCCGCGCTCACCGCGGAGGGATTCCAGGCGCCCGACTGGCTCGTCCCCGACATGGAGGACGGCACCGCGCCGAACATGAAGGCGGAGGGGCTCGAGAACACCATCGAGACGGTTCCGGAACACGACTTCCCCGGTGAGATCTGGCCCCGCGTCGAGTGGAGCTACGAGGACGAGGAGTACCGGGAGAAGGGACGCGACCAGATCGACCGCCTCGTCGGCGAGATCGGCGACGAGATCGACGGCGTCGTCGTCCCCAAGGTCGGCCGTCTCGAGGACGTCCGGCGCGCCGCCGAGGTCGTCGCCGAGGCCGAGGCCGAACACGGCCACGACGACGGCTCGATCGGCCTCTCGATCATCGTCGAGACCGGTCGCGCTCGCTCCGACCTGCGCGAGATCGCCGAGTTCGGCGAGGATTCCCGGCTGACCGGGCTGGTCTTCGGTCCCGTCGACTACACCGCCGAACTCGGCGGCCGCGACTTAGGTGACGGCCGCCCGCGCTGGGACGGCCTGCTCGAGGCGCTGTCCAACGAGGCCAGCGCCGCCGGCCTCGTCTCGATCGGCGGCCCCTTCGACGACCTGTTCAAGGAGCGTGCCGGCTTGACCTACTACAACGCGGACGAGTACGCCGATCAGGTCGAACACGAGGCCCGCCTCGGCCTCGACGGCTCCTGGTCGCTCTATCCCAAACAGACGATCCAGGCCAACACGATCCATATGCCCACGCCCGAGGAGCTCGAGCGCGACGTGAGCAAGATCGAGCGGTTCAACGAGGCCAAACGCGAGGGCACCGGCGCGGTCACGCTCGACGGCCAGATGGTCGACGAGGCCACCTTCAAGAACTTCCGCAACACGGTCCAGCAGGTCCGCGCGATCGACGAGATACGCCCGGGCCAGACCGAGGAGTACTACGACGACGACCTCCTCGAGCGCGCTCGCGACCTCGAACTCTCCTATCAGTAG